In Anaerostipes hadrus ATCC 29173 = JCM 17467, a single genomic region encodes these proteins:
- a CDS encoding NYN domain-containing protein produces MIEEEKNQFAVLIDADNISPKYAPIIFQELEAYGFPSCRRIYGNWSKANGWNEELLLEYSIIPVQQFSYTSGKNATDMAMVIDAMDLLYGKKVDGFCIVTSDSDFTRLAMRLREEHMYVIGMGESKTPVALTRACNKFIHLNLIYEADRGKEEDMESDEIENVTSLDEISYTIADIISENGNAPVDLGKIGNRLNAKYSDFDVRNYGYTKLSVLIDEEMDNFMLVQEDTNCYVEFKELTSRETIEEEVIHFVKKNGGSLDNLSAVTLELKDKHSGFNIKDYGYSRMSSFLRSIRCLTVNGNTVRLKKRREKGERR; encoded by the coding sequence ATGATAGAAGAAGAAAAGAATCAGTTTGCAGTTCTGATCGATGCAGATAATATCAGTCCTAAATACGCACCGATCATTTTTCAGGAGCTGGAAGCCTACGGATTTCCGTCTTGTCGAAGAATTTATGGGAACTGGTCCAAAGCAAATGGATGGAATGAAGAGTTGTTATTAGAATATTCTATTATTCCTGTGCAACAATTTTCTTATACTTCAGGTAAAAATGCAACAGACATGGCAATGGTCATTGATGCAATGGATCTGTTATATGGAAAGAAAGTAGACGGATTCTGCATTGTTACGAGTGACAGTGATTTTACAAGACTTGCAATGAGACTTCGAGAAGAACATATGTATGTGATCGGAATGGGAGAATCAAAGACACCTGTGGCACTGACAAGAGCATGTAATAAATTTATCCATCTAAATCTGATTTATGAAGCGGACAGAGGTAAAGAAGAGGATATGGAAAGTGATGAAATAGAGAATGTTACATCACTGGATGAGATTTCATATACGATTGCAGATATTATCAGTGAAAATGGGAATGCACCAGTAGATTTAGGGAAGATTGGAAATCGATTAAATGCAAAATATTCAGATTTTGATGTGCGAAATTATGGATATACAAAGTTGAGTGTTTTAATTGATGAAGAGATGGATAATTTTATGCTTGTGCAGGAAGATACAAACTGTTATGTTGAATTTAAAGAACTGACAAGCAGAGAAACGATTGAAGAAGAAGTAATTCATTTTGTAAAGAAAAATGGTGGATCTTTAGATAATCTTTCTGCGGTAACGTTAGAATTAAAAGATAAACACAGCGGATTTAATATCAAAGACTATGGTTACAGCCGTATGTCAAGTTTCTTACGAAGCATCCGTTGTCTTACGGTCAACGGAAATACAGTCAGATTAAAGAAACGAAGAGAAAAGGGAGAGAGACGATGA
- a CDS encoding TatD family hydrolase → MIFDTHAHYDDKQFDQDREELLASMKDNGIGTIVDVGSNMETSTWIVEAVTRYPMMYGAVGVHPSDTAELKESDIDTLKKYAAMDRILAIGEIGLDYYWDEPERSIQKKWFEAQIELARDVKLPIIIHSRDAAKDTYDIMKALHAEEIGGVVHCFSYSKEMARQFLDMGFYIGIGGVVTFKNAKTLKEVAAYTPLDRIVLETDCPYLSPEPNRGKRNSSLNLNYVAEALSQIKGINKEELIAVTEENARQLYRMKEV, encoded by the coding sequence ATGATATTTGATACACATGCACATTATGATGACAAACAGTTTGATCAAGACAGAGAAGAATTGTTAGCATCTATGAAGGACAATGGAATCGGAACGATCGTTGATGTAGGATCAAATATGGAAACGTCTACATGGATCGTAGAAGCAGTGACACGATATCCGATGATGTATGGAGCAGTCGGCGTTCATCCAAGTGATACGGCAGAGTTGAAAGAGTCAGATATCGATACACTAAAGAAATATGCAGCAATGGATCGAATTCTTGCGATCGGAGAGATCGGGCTTGATTATTACTGGGATGAACCAGAACGCAGCATTCAGAAGAAATGGTTTGAAGCACAGATCGAACTTGCAAGAGATGTAAAATTACCGATCATTATTCATAGCAGGGACGCAGCAAAGGATACTTATGATATAATGAAAGCGTTACATGCAGAAGAAATCGGCGGGGTGGTTCACTGTTTTTCTTATTCAAAAGAGATGGCAAGGCAATTCCTTGATATGGGATTTTATATTGGAATCGGTGGCGTTGTAACATTTAAGAATGCAAAGACATTAAAGGAAGTTGCAGCTTATACACCGTTAGACAGAATCGTATTAGAGACAGACTGCCCATATCTGTCACCAGAACCCAATAGAGGCAAGAGAAATTCTTCACTAAATTTAAATTATGTAGCAGAAGCGCTCAGTCAGATCAAAGGGATCAACAAGGAAGAACTGATCGCAGTCACTGAAGAAAATGCAAGACAATTGTATCGTATGAAAGAGGTATAA